A single window of Buchnera aphidicola (Aphis nasturtii) DNA harbors:
- the dnaG gene encoding DNA primase, with protein sequence MSGKIPKYFINDLLFRTNIIDVINTRIKLKKIGKNYQTNCPFHNDKTPSFTVSYEKQFYYCFGCNTHGNVIDFLINYENLNFLESIEELSLIHGLSIPFEKNVTSKKNDYFIKQKLYLLTDQISKLYQKNLILNSAAYEYLTRRGVSKNMMKFFCIGFASFTWDLFSKQFNIKKELEIELLNNKIISINKKKKIYDPFQGRIIFPIHDKYGKTIGFGGRTIQKTLPKYINSTETNIFYKGKQIYGLYQVKKKELQPKYLLVVEGYIDVIMLTQNKIDYVVSSLGTSITKEHIKILFRNTDTVIYCYDGDEAGRNAAWRNLKITLPYISDKKTVKFVILPENEDPDSIIKKEGAKNFQLRIKYALTMSKFFFKNILKGIDLSSNDDKFYLSVRALPLINSIPSDTIRIYLRQILARIIGILDDYQFEKFLHQQKQNNKIVQYKSKPTLMRTLIGLLIQNPNLSNLVTSTKKLKNSKTKGIPIFLEILKTCLKNPNFNTGQLLEFYRNSKIINILKTLSTLDHMIVEEKIKHVFLDLLKSIYKKDLEKRQEYLIAKERIHGLTINEKKEIWSINKTIKK encoded by the coding sequence ATGTCTGGAAAAATACCTAAATACTTTATCAATGATTTATTATTTCGAACAAATATCATTGATGTTATTAATACACGAATAAAATTAAAAAAAATAGGTAAAAATTATCAAACTAATTGCCCTTTTCATAACGATAAAACACCATCATTTACTGTTAGTTATGAAAAACAATTTTATTATTGTTTTGGATGTAATACACATGGAAATGTAATTGATTTTTTAATAAACTATGAAAATTTAAATTTTTTAGAAAGTATTGAAGAGCTTTCTTTGATACATGGGCTTTCAATACCATTTGAAAAAAATGTAACATCTAAAAAAAATGATTATTTTATAAAACAAAAATTATATTTATTAACCGATCAAATATCAAAATTATATCAAAAAAATTTAATTTTAAATAGCGCTGCTTATGAGTATCTGACTCGTAGGGGTGTTAGTAAAAATATGATGAAATTTTTTTGTATTGGTTTTGCAAGTTTTACTTGGGATTTGTTTTCTAAGCAATTCAATATAAAAAAAGAATTAGAAATAGAACTGTTAAATAATAAAATTATTTCTATTAATAAAAAAAAAAAAATATACGATCCTTTCCAAGGTAGAATAATATTTCCTATACATGATAAATACGGAAAAACTATAGGTTTTGGAGGGAGAACAATACAAAAAACTCTTCCAAAGTATATAAATTCGACTGAAACAAATATTTTTTATAAAGGCAAACAAATTTACGGATTATATCAAGTAAAAAAGAAAGAATTACAACCAAAATATCTTTTAGTTGTTGAAGGATATATTGATGTTATTATGTTAACACAAAATAAAATTGATTATGTAGTTTCCTCTTTAGGAACGTCAATTACAAAAGAACATATAAAAATACTTTTTCGCAATACTGATACAGTTATATACTGTTACGATGGTGATGAGGCCGGTAGAAATGCTGCTTGGAGAAATTTAAAAATTACATTGCCATATATATCTGATAAAAAAACTGTAAAATTTGTAATACTACCTGAAAATGAAGATCCAGACAGTATTATTAAAAAAGAAGGAGCTAAAAATTTTCAATTGCGCATTAAATATGCTCTTACAATGTCTAAATTTTTTTTTAAAAATATTTTAAAAGGAATTGATTTATCATCTAACGATGATAAATTTTATCTAAGTGTACGTGCACTACCTTTAATAAATTCTATACCTAGCGATACAATACGAATTTATTTAAGACAAATATTAGCACGAATAATAGGAATTTTAGATGACTACCAATTTGAAAAATTTTTACATCAACAAAAACAAAACAATAAAATTGTACAATATAAAAGTAAACCAACTTTAATGCGAACTCTTATAGGATTACTTATTCAAAACCCTAATTTGTCAAATTTAGTAACTTCAACAAAAAAATTAAAAAACTCAAAAACAAAAGGAATTCCTATTTTTTTAGAGATTTTAAAAACATGCTTAAAAAACCCAAATTTTAATACGGGTCAATTACTAGAATTTTATAGAAATAGTAAAATAATTAATATTTTAAAAACTTTATCAACTTTAGACCATATGATAGTGGAAGAAAAAATTAAACATGTTTTTTTAGATTTATTAAAAAGTATATATAAAAAAGATCTTGAAAAAAGACAAGAATATTTAATTGCAAAAGAAAGAATTCACGGACTTACGATAAATGAAAAAAAAGAAATTTGGTCTATTAACAAAACAATTAAAAAATAG
- the rpsU gene encoding 30S ribosomal protein S21, which translates to MPIIKVRENEPFDVALRRFKRSCEKAGILAEIRRREFYEKPTTERKRAKASAIKRLAKKLTRENAKRIRMY; encoded by the coding sequence ATGCCAATAATAAAAGTACGTGAAAATGAACCATTTGATGTTGCATTACGTCGTTTCAAAAGATCTTGTGAAAAAGCTGGTATTTTAGCAGAAATACGTAGAAGAGAATTTTATGAAAAACCTACCACTGAAAGAAAGCGTGCTAAAGCTTCTGCTATAAAACGTTTAGCAAAAAAACTGACGCGAGAAAATGCAAAAAGAATACGAATGTATTAA
- the tsaD gene encoding tRNA (adenosine(37)-N6)-threonylcarbamoyltransferase complex transferase subunit TsaD: MKVLGIETSCDDTGLAVYDNAQGLLINELYNQKKIHANYGGIIPELASREHSKKIIFLIDKIFKKINMKKDINLIAYTAGPGLVGSLLVGATFACSLGFALNIPVLPINHMEAHLLSPMLECKSITFPFIGLLVSGKHTQIIAAYKLGKYEILGNSLDDAAGEAFDKISKLLNLKYPNGRELSNLAEKGIKMNLQFPRPMKNHSNLNFSFSGLKTFTADMIKNKNLNFQQKANVAKAFEDAVIDILLIKTQKALRQKKWSNLVIAGGVSANKLLRKKSEVMMRKVFNGKVFYASSKFCTDNGAMIAYLGSLYYNKKNFSSSLEILVKPKWSLDNLSVL; this comes from the coding sequence ATGAAAGTATTAGGTATTGAAACATCTTGTGATGATACTGGTTTAGCTGTTTATGATAACGCTCAAGGTTTATTAATAAATGAATTATACAATCAAAAAAAAATACATGCTAATTATGGCGGAATTATTCCTGAGTTAGCATCACGTGAACATTCAAAAAAAATAATTTTTTTGATAGATAAAATTTTTAAAAAAATAAATATGAAGAAAGATATTAATCTTATTGCATATACTGCGGGGCCTGGTTTAGTTGGTTCTTTATTAGTTGGCGCAACATTTGCTTGTTCTTTAGGTTTTGCTTTAAATATTCCTGTTTTACCTATTAATCATATGGAAGCGCATTTATTATCACCAATGTTAGAGTGTAAGTCAATAACATTTCCTTTTATTGGATTATTGGTATCTGGTAAGCATACTCAAATTATTGCTGCTTACAAATTAGGAAAATATGAAATTCTTGGTAATTCATTGGATGATGCTGCAGGCGAAGCTTTCGATAAAATATCAAAGTTATTAAATTTAAAATATCCAAATGGTCGTGAATTATCTAATTTAGCAGAAAAAGGTATAAAAATGAATTTACAATTTCCTCGTCCTATGAAAAATCATTCTAATTTAAATTTTAGTTTTTCAGGATTAAAAACTTTTACTGCTGATATGATTAAAAATAAAAATTTAAATTTTCAACAAAAAGCAAATGTTGCAAAAGCCTTTGAAGATGCAGTGATTGACATATTGTTGATTAAAACACAAAAAGCTTTGCGTCAAAAAAAATGGAGTAATTTAGTTATAGCCGGAGGTGTAAGTGCAAACAAATTATTACGTAAAAAATCGGAAGTGATGATGAGAAAAGTTTTTAATGGAAAAGTGTTTTATGCTTCTTCAAAATTTTGCACAGATAATGGTGCAATGATTGCTTATTTAGGATCATTATATTATAACAAAAAAAATTTTTCTTCTTCATTAGAAATTTTAGTTAAACCAAAATGGTCTTTAGATAATTTATCTGTATTGTAA
- the ribB gene encoding 3,4-dihydroxy-2-butanone-4-phosphate synthase, producing the protein MNHKLLCEFGNPIERVKKGILALKSGQGVIILDDENRENEGDLVFACENMTVEQMALTIRHGSGIVCLCITESKRKKLHLPMMVKNNTSTYRTGFTVTIEASKGVSTGVSAQDRLTTIKTAIADDAKPSDLNRPGHVFPLRADPGGILARAGHTEAAIEIVSLAGFKPAGVICELTNKDGSMSRVPEIIKFSKEKKMTVLTIKDLILYIKNK; encoded by the coding sequence ATGAATCATAAACTACTTTGTGAATTTGGAAACCCTATAGAACGTGTAAAAAAAGGAATATTAGCTCTTAAATCTGGACAAGGGGTGATAATACTCGATGATGAAAATAGAGAAAATGAAGGAGATCTTGTTTTTGCGTGTGAAAACATGACAGTTGAACAAATGGCTTTAACAATTCGGCACGGTAGTGGTATTGTATGTTTATGCATAACAGAATCTAAACGTAAAAAATTACATTTACCTATGATGGTAAAAAATAATACAAGTACTTATCGAACAGGATTTACAGTTACAATAGAAGCTTCAAAAGGTGTTTCTACAGGTGTTTCAGCTCAAGATAGATTGACAACTATAAAAACAGCTATAGCAGATGATGCTAAGCCTAGTGATTTGAATCGACCAGGTCACGTATTTCCTTTAAGAGCTGATCCAGGGGGGATTTTAGCAAGAGCTGGTCATACAGAAGCAGCTATTGAAATAGTTTCACTCGCTGGTTTTAAACCAGCTGGAGTAATCTGTGAGCTTACTAATAAAGATGGATCAATGTCTCGTGTACCTGAAATTATAAAATTTTCAAAAGAAAAAAAAATGACGGTATTAACTATAAAAGATTTAATTCTATATATTAAAAACAAATAA
- the rfaE1 gene encoding D-glycero-beta-D-manno-heptose-7-phosphate kinase, translating into MKKKIIDFNNALVLVVGDLILDCYWYSKNYYMVAEQSMPVALIEKIIEQPGGAGNVAKNIAEIGGKCKIIGLIGEDIEGIKLKQLLKHINICSDLISIKNSQTIKKIRIISEKKQLIRLDFEEKYIFNNFNLLYKKIINSLKYYKVLVLSDYAKGTLFHIKKIISLAKKMSIHILIDPKGIDFKKYSGASLLTPNLSEFEQIVGKCHEEKQILTRGIKLVSELNLSALLVTRSKNGMTLFQREKKPIHFPAISKIASDVTGAGDTVISIIASALATGYSLEESCFYANIGASIVINKIGTETLNINELNTVLNM; encoded by the coding sequence ATGAAAAAAAAAATTATTGATTTCAATAATGCACTTGTGCTTGTAGTTGGAGATTTAATATTAGATTGTTATTGGTATAGTAAAAATTATTATATGGTAGCAGAACAATCAATGCCTGTTGCGTTAATTGAAAAAATTATAGAACAACCAGGCGGAGCAGGAAACGTAGCAAAAAATATTGCAGAAATAGGGGGGAAATGTAAAATAATTGGATTAATTGGTGAAGATATTGAAGGTATAAAATTAAAACAACTTCTTAAACATATAAACATTTGCTCTGATTTAATCAGCATAAAAAATAGTCAAACAATTAAAAAAATTAGAATTATATCAGAAAAAAAACAACTAATACGATTGGATTTTGAAGAAAAATATATTTTTAATAATTTTAATTTATTATATAAAAAAATTATAAATTCATTAAAATATTATAAAGTTTTAGTACTATCAGATTATGCAAAGGGTACTCTATTTCATATTAAAAAAATTATTAGTTTAGCAAAAAAAATGTCTATTCATATACTTATAGACCCAAAAGGAATAGATTTTAAAAAATATTCTGGAGCTAGCTTATTAACACCTAATCTTTCTGAATTTGAGCAAATAGTAGGAAAATGTCACGAAGAAAAACAAATATTAACAAGAGGAATTAAATTAGTATCTGAATTAAATTTATCAGCACTATTAGTGACTCGATCTAAAAATGGTATGACATTATTTCAACGTGAAAAAAAACCAATACATTTTCCAGCGATCTCTAAAATCGCATCCGATGTTACAGGTGCAGGTGATACAGTAATTTCTATTATTGCCTCTGCTTTAGCTACAGGTTATTCTTTAGAGGAATCATGTTTTTATGCTAATATCGGTGCAAGTATAGTAATAAACAAAATAGGAACTGAAACACTAAATATCAATGAGTTAAACACAGTTTTAAATATGTAA
- a CDS encoding tRNA CCA-pyrophosphorylase, with product MKIYLVGGAVRDQLLNLPIKDRDWVVVGATKEMLLKQNFQQVGKDFPVFLHPETHEEYALARKERKSGKGYTSFHTNFSSNITLEEDLIRRDLTINAIAQDKFGNYIDPYQGKQDLEYRILRHVSESFIEDPLRVLRTARFAAKLMHLGFRVAKETILLMRKIVKKGELLHLTINRIWRETEKAFTTKNPHVYFQVLHACGGLKLIFPEIYFLYQKELFFTNSFNHLNNFFLLKGLSKISILTQDISIRFAYLFQFFSLNVSDIFDRKFYDKVAASIVKNFCNRLNIPTYIKDVAILSTGFYNFLTLINYQSSKDIVNFFCKIDAWRKPDRIKKFSFLSNFNLLDNTLNKHTLNNIANINLSPGLFLEKSFHILQNICIKSILQQGLKGNQIKYELNRVRIKKLDLWRMKNFKK from the coding sequence ATGAAAATATATTTAGTTGGTGGCGCTGTTCGTGATCAATTATTAAATTTACCAATTAAAGATAGAGATTGGGTAGTAGTAGGAGCTACTAAAGAAATGCTGTTAAAACAAAATTTTCAACAAGTTGGTAAAGATTTTCCAGTTTTTTTACATCCAGAAACGCATGAAGAATATGCTTTAGCGAGAAAAGAAAGAAAATCAGGTAAAGGTTATACTAGTTTTCACACTAATTTTAGTTCAAATATCACTTTAGAAGAGGATTTAATTAGGCGTGATTTAACAATTAATGCAATTGCTCAAGATAAGTTTGGAAATTATATCGATCCCTACCAAGGTAAACAAGATTTAGAATATCGTATATTGCGTCATGTTTCAGAATCTTTTATTGAAGATCCATTACGTGTTTTACGCACAGCAAGATTTGCGGCTAAATTAATGCATTTAGGATTTCGTGTTGCTAAAGAAACTATACTTTTAATGCGTAAAATAGTTAAAAAAGGAGAACTACTACATTTAACTATAAATAGAATTTGGCGTGAAACTGAAAAAGCATTTACAACCAAGAATCCACATGTTTATTTTCAAGTATTGCATGCTTGTGGAGGACTTAAGTTAATATTTCCAGAGATATATTTTTTATATCAAAAGGAATTATTTTTTACAAATTCTTTTAATCATTTAAATAATTTTTTTTTATTAAAAGGTTTATCTAAAATATCTATTTTAACTCAAGATATTTCTATACGTTTTGCCTATTTATTTCAGTTTTTTTCTTTAAATGTAAGCGATATATTTGATAGAAAATTTTACGATAAAGTTGCTGCATCTATTGTTAAAAATTTTTGTAATCGTTTAAATATTCCCACATATATTAAAGACGTAGCTATATTGAGTACTGGTTTTTATAATTTTTTAACTTTAATAAACTACCAATCTTCTAAAGACATTGTAAATTTTTTCTGTAAGATAGATGCCTGGAGAAAACCAGATCGTATTAAAAAATTTTCATTTTTAAGTAATTTTAACCTTTTAGATAATACATTAAACAAGCATACATTAAATAATATTGCTAATATTAATTTATCACCTGGTTTATTTTTAGAAAAATCTTTTCATATTCTGCAAAATATATGTATTAAGTCAATTTTACAACAAGGTTTAAAAGGAAATCAAATAAAATATGAATTAAATAGAGTAAGAATTAAAAAATTAGATTTATGGAGAATGAAAAATTTTAAAAAATGA
- a CDS encoding undecaprenyl-diphosphate phosphatase, giving the protein MFYIYKLIIPIITGVIEGITEFLPISSTGHIVIISHWLGILNKNTDVLKIFVQFGSAIAILIFFFKKIINLIKFKKQKKRTKNIHILISLIPTVSLGFIFYKDIKLLFKTQNIMYALIFGGLFLFISEVFKPKKAKINSIYDISLLQSFIIGCFETLCLYPGFSRSGATIGSAILLGIERTVAIDFSFIISIPLTIGASMLDLIKNINNININYIPYYLSGFFISLIISLLSIKKLIKMLNKISLKIFGFYRFILASLIYFIN; this is encoded by the coding sequence ATGTTTTATATTTATAAATTAATTATTCCTATCATTACTGGAGTAATAGAAGGAATAACAGAATTTCTACCTATTTCATCAACAGGTCATATAGTAATTATTAGTCATTGGCTAGGTATATTAAATAAAAATACAGATGTATTAAAAATCTTTGTTCAATTTGGTTCAGCAATAGCAATATTAATATTTTTTTTTAAAAAAATAATAAATTTAATAAAATTTAAAAAGCAAAAAAAAAGAACAAAAAATATTCATATTTTAATATCTCTTATACCTACAGTATCTTTAGGTTTTATATTTTATAAAGATATCAAATTGTTATTTAAGACTCAAAATATTATGTACGCATTAATTTTTGGGGGTCTTTTCCTTTTTATTTCTGAAGTGTTCAAACCTAAGAAAGCTAAAATTAATTCTATTTATGATATAAGTTTGTTGCAATCATTTATTATTGGATGCTTTGAAACACTATGTTTATACCCAGGGTTTTCAAGATCAGGTGCTACTATAGGTAGTGCAATATTATTAGGTATAGAACGTACTGTTGCAATAGATTTTTCTTTTATTATTTCAATACCTTTGACGATAGGAGCATCGATGTTAGATTTAATAAAAAATATAAATAATATAAATATCAATTATATACCATATTATTTAAGTGGGTTTTTTATATCTTTAATCATTTCTTTACTTTCTATTAAAAAACTAATTAAAATGCTTAATAAAATTTCATTAAAAATTTTTGGATTCTATCGTTTTATATTAGCTAGTTTAATTTATTTTATAAATTAG
- the crr gene encoding PTS glucose transporter subunit IIA yields MSLLSDFFNRKKSNFLKKIEIFAPISGEIINIEDVPDVVFSKKIVGDGIAIKPSGNKMLSPINGTIGRILESKHAFSILSEDGVELFVHFGIDTVKLKGEGFKQIAQNNQKVKIGDTIILCDLNVLEKKARSILTPVVISNMENFKKIEKSSGSIIAGETIIMSLYN; encoded by the coding sequence ATGAGTTTACTATCAGATTTTTTTAATAGAAAAAAATCTAATTTTTTAAAAAAAATAGAAATTTTTGCACCTATATCAGGTGAAATAATAAATATTGAAGATGTACCAGATGTAGTGTTTTCAAAAAAAATTGTAGGTGATGGTATTGCAATTAAACCATCAGGCAATAAAATGCTATCACCAATTAATGGAACTATTGGTAGAATACTTGAGAGTAAACATGCTTTTTCAATTCTTTCAGAGGATGGAGTAGAATTATTTGTACATTTTGGAATTGACACAGTAAAGCTAAAAGGAGAAGGTTTCAAACAAATAGCACAAAATAATCAAAAAGTAAAAATAGGAGATACTATTATATTGTGTGATTTAAATGTATTAGAAAAAAAAGCACGTTCTATTTTAACCCCTGTAGTAATATCTAATATGGAAAATTTTAAAAAAATAGAGAAATCATCAGGTTCTATTATCGCCGGTGAGACAATAATTATGTCTTTATATAATTAA
- the ptsI gene encoding phosphoenolpyruvate-protein phosphotransferase PtsI: protein MISGILASPGIAFGNALLLKNEDIVINRKIISVENIQIEINKFFNGRQKSVNQLTEIKLITEQKFGTKQAGIFEGHIMLLEDEELEKEIIDLIKEKRISAAEATEYVINAQAKTLEKIKDEYLKNRAIDVRDIGLRLLKNILNINIVDLNNIRNKVILISKDLTPSETAQVNLKYILGFITDLGGPTSHTSIMARSLEIPAIVGTGDITSKVKNYDYIILDSINNQIFINPSTELIKEKRKVEKNYFFTKNSFKKLKNLPATTIDGHNIKIGSNIGHIQDIESAKKNGAECIGLYRTEFLFMGRNTLPTEQEQFQAYKEIAETMENKSVIIRTMDIGGDKDLPYMNLPKEDNPFLGWRAIRISMDRKEILHTQLKAILRASAFGKIYILFPMIISVEEIRILKNEIKILQNQLDNNNILFDKNIKIGIMIETPASAIIAEYLIKEVDFFSIGTNDLTQYTLAVDRGNDLISHLYNPISPSVLKLIKKVIDISHKYGKWTGMCGELAGDERITVLLLGMGLDEFSMSSTSIPKIKEKIRKISFSKAQNLAKKILNLPTTKEIFNLLNKFN from the coding sequence ATGATTTCAGGCATTTTAGCATCACCGGGTATAGCTTTTGGCAATGCGCTTTTATTGAAAAATGAAGATATTGTCATCAACCGGAAAATAATTTCTGTTGAAAATATTCAAATAGAAATAAATAAATTTTTCAATGGACGACAAAAATCAGTAAACCAATTAACAGAAATAAAATTAATTACAGAACAAAAATTCGGAACAAAACAAGCAGGTATTTTTGAAGGTCATATTATGCTTCTTGAAGATGAAGAACTAGAAAAAGAAATAATAGACTTGATTAAAGAAAAGAGAATATCAGCAGCAGAAGCAACCGAATATGTGATTAATGCACAAGCTAAAACATTAGAAAAAATAAAAGATGAATATTTAAAAAATAGAGCAATTGATGTAAGAGATATTGGTTTACGTTTATTAAAAAATATACTTAATATTAATATTGTTGATTTAAATAATATACGAAATAAAGTAATTTTAATTTCAAAAGATCTAACTCCTTCAGAAACTGCACAAGTTAATTTGAAATATATCTTAGGATTTATTACAGATTTAGGTGGTCCAACATCGCATACTTCAATTATGGCAAGATCGCTTGAAATACCTGCAATTGTAGGTACTGGAGATATCACAAGTAAAGTAAAAAACTATGACTATATTATTTTAGATTCAATTAATAATCAAATTTTTATCAATCCTTCCACTGAGTTAATAAAAGAAAAAAGAAAAGTGGAAAAGAACTATTTTTTTACAAAAAATAGTTTTAAAAAATTAAAAAATTTACCAGCAACTACAATTGATGGGCATAATATTAAAATTGGTTCTAATATTGGACACATTCAAGATATTGAATCAGCAAAAAAAAATGGTGCTGAATGTATTGGTTTATACCGAACGGAATTTTTATTTATGGGTCGTAATACATTGCCAACTGAGCAAGAGCAATTTCAAGCATATAAAGAAATTGCAGAAACTATGGAAAATAAATCAGTGATTATAAGAACTATGGATATTGGTGGCGATAAAGATCTCCCATATATGAATCTTCCAAAAGAAGATAATCCATTTCTTGGATGGAGAGCTATACGTATTTCGATGGATAGAAAAGAAATTCTACATACTCAATTAAAAGCTATACTTAGAGCTTCTGCTTTTGGTAAAATATACATTTTGTTTCCCATGATTATATCTGTAGAGGAAATTAGAATATTAAAAAACGAAATTAAAATACTACAAAATCAATTAGATAATAATAATATATTATTTGATAAAAATATTAAAATTGGCATTATGATAGAAACTCCTGCATCAGCAATAATAGCCGAATATTTAATAAAAGAAGTAGATTTTTTTAGCATTGGTACTAATGATTTAACACAGTACACTTTAGCTGTCGATCGAGGCAACGATTTAATTTCACATTTATATAATCCTATAAGCCCATCCGTATTGAAATTAATTAAAAAAGTTATCGATATTTCACATAAATATGGAAAATGGACTGGTATGTGTGGAGAATTAGCAGGAGACGAACGTATTACCGTTCTTTTATTAGGTATGGGTTTAGATGAATTTAGTATGAGTTCAACTAGTATTCCTAAAATTAAAGAAAAAATTCGAAAAATATCTTTTTCAAAGGCTCAAAATTTAGCTAAAAAAATATTAAATTTACCTACAACAAAAGAAATATTTAATTTATTAAATAAATTTAATTAA
- a CDS encoding HPr family phosphocarrier protein, translating into MFQNEIKITASHGLHTRPAAEFVKEAKKFLSDIYIIYNGKSVNAKSLFKIQTLGLVYGSSITLSAEGKDEKEAIKHLSKIMTELE; encoded by the coding sequence ATGTTTCAAAACGAAATAAAAATTACCGCATCACATGGATTACATACTCGACCTGCAGCTGAATTTGTAAAAGAAGCAAAAAAATTTCTTTCTGATATTTATATTATTTATAATGGAAAATCTGTTAATGCAAAAAGTTTATTTAAAATTCAAACACTTGGTTTAGTTTATGGAAGTTCAATTACGTTATCTGCAGAAGGAAAAGATGAAAAAGAAGCTATTAAACATTTATCTAAAATAATGACAGAATTAGAATAA
- the cysK gene encoding cysteine synthase A — protein MSKIYKDNSFTIGNTPIVRLNKIGNGNILAKIESRNPSFSVKCRIGANMIWDAEKKGNLNKNITLIEATSGNTGIALAYVAAARNYNLVLTMPESMSMERKKLLTSLGAKLILTDSANGMKGAISKANEIVSLNKKKYFLLKQFENPANPEIHENTTGPEIWNDTNGNIDILISGVGTGGTITGITRYIKNIKGKKDFISIAVEPLESPVISQFLSGEKIKPGLHKIQGIGAGFIPKNLDLSLIDKVITVSSEESILYAQKIMQQEGILAGISSGAAIAAAIKIQNQKKFLNKKIVVILPSSGERYLSTELFTTSFQNINKH, from the coding sequence ATGAGTAAAATATATAAAGATAATTCATTCACCATTGGTAACACACCAATTGTTCGCTTAAACAAAATAGGAAATGGAAATATTTTAGCAAAAATAGAGTCTAGAAATCCAAGTTTTAGTGTGAAATGTAGAATTGGTGCTAATATGATATGGGATGCAGAAAAAAAAGGAAATTTAAATAAAAATATTACACTAATTGAAGCTACAAGTGGAAATACAGGAATAGCTTTAGCATACGTTGCGGCTGCTCGAAATTATAATTTAGTTCTTACAATGCCAGAATCCATGTCAATGGAGAGAAAAAAACTTTTAACATCTTTAGGCGCAAAATTAATTTTAACAGATAGTGCAAATGGGATGAAAGGCGCAATTTCTAAAGCAAATGAAATTGTATCTTTAAATAAAAAAAAATATTTTTTATTAAAACAATTTGAAAACCCTGCTAATCCAGAAATACATGAAAATACTACTGGGCCAGAGATTTGGAATGATACAAATGGAAACATAGACATATTAATTTCCGGAGTAGGAACAGGTGGTACAATTACAGGGATTACAAGATATATAAAAAACATCAAAGGTAAAAAAGATTTTATTAGTATTGCTGTAGAACCCTTAGAATCACCTGTAATTAGCCAATTTTTATCAGGAGAAAAAATAAAACCTGGATTACATAAAATTCAAGGTATCGGAGCTGGTTTTATTCCAAAAAACTTAGATTTAAGTTTAATTGACAAAGTGATAACAGTATCAAGTGAAGAATCAATATTATATGCTCAAAAGATAATGCAACAAGAAGGAATATTAGCTGGTATTTCTTCTGGTGCTGCTATCGCCGCAGCTATAAAAATACAAAATCAAAAAAAATTTTTAAATAAAAAAATAGTAGTAATACTTCCTTCTTCTGGAGAACGTTATTTAAGTACAGAACTGTTTACTACATCATTTCAAAATATAAATAAACACTAA